A genomic region of Deinococcus seoulensis contains the following coding sequences:
- a CDS encoding phosphoadenosine phosphosulfate reductase domain-containing protein has product MTAAIPRKQISGQDAWVSAWVNVETLYPAAQLDALVATTLAEMGQRLAGKRVAFAWSGGKDSLVIEWLCAQLNVQACVFAMTNLEYPEFLAWTTDHMPPLVQVINTGQDLAWLARHPRMLFPQTPQDNARWFRLVQHAAQKRYFAQHRLDVLVLGRRHAEGNHCGEDGLYTNREGVTRYSPIRHWPHEAVLALLKREGYSLPPIYGYPRGWQVGTGNWAQRLYTSSPEQGWIETWQIDPDIVREAATVLPQAQAFMAARGLS; this is encoded by the coding sequence GTGACGGCCGCCATTCCCCGCAAGCAGATCAGCGGCCAGGACGCCTGGGTGAGTGCCTGGGTGAACGTGGAGACGCTGTACCCCGCCGCGCAGCTCGACGCCCTGGTGGCCACCACGCTCGCGGAGATGGGACAGCGCCTCGCTGGCAAGCGGGTCGCCTTCGCCTGGAGCGGTGGCAAGGACTCCCTGGTGATCGAGTGGCTGTGCGCGCAGCTGAACGTGCAGGCCTGCGTGTTCGCCATGACCAATCTGGAGTACCCGGAGTTCCTGGCCTGGACCACCGACCACATGCCGCCACTCGTGCAGGTGATCAACACCGGCCAGGACCTCGCGTGGCTCGCCCGACACCCCCGCATGCTGTTCCCGCAGACCCCGCAGGACAACGCCCGCTGGTTCAGGCTCGTGCAGCACGCCGCGCAGAAACGCTACTTCGCGCAGCACAGGCTCGACGTCCTGGTCCTCGGTCGCCGGCACGCCGAAGGGAACCACTGCGGCGAGGACGGCCTGTACACCAACCGCGAGGGGGTGACGCGCTACAGCCCGATCCGCCACTGGCCGCACGAAGCGGTCCTCGCACTCCTGAAGCGCGAGGGCTACAGCCTCCCACCCATCTACGGCTACCCGCGCGGCTGGCAGGTCGGCACGGGTAACTGGGCGCAGCGCCTGTACACCAGCAGCCCCGAGCAGGGCTGGATTGAAACGTGGCAGATTGACCCGGACATCGTCCGCGAGGCCGCCACGGTCCTGCCCCAAGCGCAGGCGTTCATGGCCGCCCGAGGTCTGAGCTGA
- a CDS encoding S49 family peptidase, with protein MSKNLSFLTREMAGTVWSITSQALDHVQQLVASGQIPPVAEAQATPEASVRRVPLTRGNGKTVGVVSFHGVVINRCPSWAFSYGYMSPQAFAAEIRELADDPMVASIVISVDSPGGTVAGTVEAAEAVAYAKSKKRVTAVVADMACSAAYWVAAQASEIVVSPTALTGSIGCIISHADYTKVMDTWGILVTYIRSAAKKALGQPYEPLSAEGRAEMQRMVDDVHAQFVQAVAKGRRKARGVVAEQWATGEVWTGVAAVTAGLADRVGSLHTVIGEGTGAIAPPDPQPPTPNPGDEENPEARTTPSLTANGDPDTPDAEQPTSPTDDPPATTEAGSPITPQPAPNAQEAPMKMTIAAISAKLAAGETLSAEERTFLDDHLAAQSAAAAAPATPGAGQAPQPNAKVDLSALTPEAREAVEKAQADAAAANARAERAENTANTERDQRLDREFRERAVQLGQPATFGATLRAASEKMTKEEYASLEQSLNATGAQLELIGERGSHQDRKVSSDAKAEYRTRVDTAMNADPNLTRAQAGQKVMRDDPAFAARYRNS; from the coding sequence GTGTCCAAGAACCTCAGTTTCCTCACCCGCGAGATGGCTGGCACGGTCTGGTCGATCACGTCTCAGGCGCTCGATCACGTGCAGCAGCTCGTCGCCAGCGGCCAGATCCCCCCAGTTGCCGAAGCGCAAGCCACGCCCGAGGCGTCCGTGAGGCGCGTGCCGCTCACGCGCGGCAACGGCAAGACAGTCGGCGTGGTGTCCTTCCACGGCGTCGTGATCAACCGCTGTCCCAGTTGGGCGTTCTCGTACGGGTATATGAGCCCGCAGGCCTTCGCTGCCGAGATCCGCGAGCTGGCCGATGATCCGATGGTCGCCAGCATCGTAATCAGCGTGGACAGCCCAGGCGGCACCGTCGCTGGGACAGTCGAAGCCGCTGAAGCGGTCGCGTACGCCAAAAGCAAGAAGCGCGTCACCGCCGTCGTGGCCGACATGGCGTGCAGCGCCGCGTACTGGGTGGCCGCGCAGGCCAGCGAGATCGTCGTGAGCCCCACGGCACTGACAGGCAGCATCGGCTGCATCATCAGCCACGCCGACTACACGAAGGTGATGGACACATGGGGCATCCTCGTCACGTACATCCGCAGCGCCGCGAAGAAAGCCCTCGGGCAGCCTTACGAGCCGCTGAGCGCCGAGGGCCGCGCCGAGATGCAGCGCATGGTGGACGACGTGCACGCCCAGTTCGTGCAGGCTGTGGCGAAAGGTCGACGCAAGGCGCGTGGCGTGGTCGCTGAGCAGTGGGCGACCGGTGAAGTCTGGACCGGCGTGGCCGCTGTCACCGCTGGTCTCGCCGACCGCGTAGGCAGCCTGCACACCGTCATCGGGGAAGGCACGGGCGCCATCGCCCCGCCCGACCCACAGCCGCCCACGCCGAACCCTGGGGATGAGGAAAACCCCGAGGCACGCACCACCCCTTCTCTCACTGCCAACGGCGACCCGGACACCCCGGACGCTGAGCAGCCCACCAGCCCCACAGACGACCCGCCTGCCACCACGGAGGCGGGTTCGCCTATCACCCCCCAGCCCGCGCCGAACGCGCAGGAGGCACCTATGAAGATGACCATCGCCGCCATTTCCGCGAAACTCGCCGCTGGCGAGACCCTCAGCGCCGAGGAGCGCACGTTCCTCGACGATCACCTCGCCGCCCAGTCCGCAGCCGCAGCCGCCCCGGCCACGCCGGGAGCGGGTCAGGCACCCCAGCCAAACGCAAAAGTGGACCTCAGCGCCCTGACGCCTGAAGCCCGAGAGGCCGTCGAGAAAGCCCAGGCGGACGCCGCGGCGGCCAACGCCCGCGCCGAGCGGGCCGAGAACACCGCAAACACCGAACGTGACCAGCGGCTCGACCGTGAGTTCCGCGAGCGGGCCGTGCAGCTGGGCCAGCCCGCCACGTTCGGCGCGACCCTCCGCGCGGCCAGCGAGAAGATGACCAAGGAAGAGTACGCCTCCCTCGAACAGAGCCTGAACGCCACCGGCGCGCAACTGGAGCTGATCGGCGAACGCGGCAGCCACCAGGACCGCAAGGTCAGCAGTGACGCCAAGGCCGAGTACCGCACCCGCGTGGACACCGCTATGAACGCCGACCCGAACCTCACCCGCGCCCAGGCCGGGCAGAAGGTCATGCGGGACGACCCGGCCTTCGCCGCCCGCTACCGCAACAGCTGA
- a CDS encoding IbrB-like domain-containing protein: protein MKHGRDQQPLARIEWVPREDLHANGYNPNHVAKPELELLKVSILEDGWTQPIVARPDGEVVDGFHRWTVSADPRIYAMTGGLVPVVRLQPPAHGDQMLSTIRHNRARGEHGVLPMAAIVRRLRDEEGLTVEQVMQRCGMEREEVVRLYERGGMTERGTQGKEGFSKGWMPTR, encoded by the coding sequence ATGAAACACGGACGCGACCAGCAACCTCTCGCCCGCATCGAATGGGTGCCCCGCGAAGACCTGCACGCCAACGGGTATAACCCCAACCACGTCGCCAAGCCCGAACTCGAACTGCTGAAGGTCAGCATCCTCGAAGACGGGTGGACGCAACCCATCGTCGCCCGGCCCGACGGCGAGGTGGTAGACGGCTTCCACCGCTGGACCGTCAGCGCCGACCCACGCATCTACGCCATGACCGGCGGCCTCGTGCCCGTCGTTCGGCTCCAGCCCCCCGCGCACGGCGATCAGATGCTCAGCACCATCCGCCACAACCGAGCGCGCGGCGAGCACGGCGTCCTCCCCATGGCCGCCATCGTCCGCCGTCTCCGCGACGAGGAAGGCCTCACCGTCGAGCAGGTAATGCAGCGCTGCGGCATGGAACGCGAGGAGGTGGTGCGCCTCTACGAACGGGGCGGCATGACGGAGCGGGGCACGCAAGGCAAGGAAGGATTCAGCAAGGGGTGGATGCCGACTCGATAG
- the terL gene encoding phage terminase large subunit, with amino-acid sequence MARRRREAWPGWLDEELIIAQLAELELEERGELPEPEPVRSLTLREFVHEFWDVLEPGTPLAWGWALDAMCLHLEAAARREIRRLIINVPPGTMKSSLCNVFFPAWVWAELDAGERFLATAFNESLSIRDSMSCRRLVESPEYQERYGERVRLMRDQNSKGQFDTTARGRRQVKPITSATGARGNILLIDDPNNAAEMDSRAHRRSIINAYDQSLSRRGADPKRYVQIVIMQRLHEEDLTGHLERKGGWEVLRLPERYEPEHHTQTSIWDDPRTEPGELLFPEFRDEEDYRQAELDLGSFGTAGQMQQRPVPAGGGVVKGWWWRYHAPAHLIPSLPPLRLKVVSEDGDVTEIDAVVIPTPESFDFTLTSWDFAFKDKKDSDFVVGQAWGSRGPDAFLLDQTRGRWDYVKSKQAVIAFADRWPDIPEHLIEDKANGPAIISDVRTVLPGLIAYEPDGSKQSRVSAESSTIESGHVYLPHPSLAPWVASEYLPEWAQFPNGANDDQIDPTTQALQRFKQKRRAWAKQHTHGDKLSTLTLRAIGGRRVSAWRK; translated from the coding sequence GTGGCCCGGCGCAGGCGTGAGGCGTGGCCGGGCTGGCTGGACGAAGAGTTGATCATCGCGCAGCTGGCCGAGCTGGAACTGGAGGAACGCGGCGAGTTGCCCGAGCCTGAGCCGGTGCGATCGCTGACGCTGCGGGAGTTCGTGCACGAGTTCTGGGATGTGCTGGAACCCGGCACGCCACTGGCGTGGGGCTGGGCGCTGGACGCCATGTGCCTGCATCTGGAGGCGGCCGCCCGGCGGGAGATCCGAAGGCTGATCATCAACGTCCCCCCAGGCACCATGAAGTCCAGCCTCTGCAACGTGTTCTTCCCCGCGTGGGTGTGGGCGGAACTGGATGCGGGCGAGCGGTTCCTCGCCACGGCCTTCAACGAAAGCCTCTCCATCCGCGACAGCATGAGCTGCCGCCGCCTCGTCGAAAGCCCCGAGTACCAGGAACGGTACGGGGAGCGCGTGCGGCTCATGCGGGACCAGAACAGCAAGGGGCAGTTCGACACCACGGCGCGCGGGCGGCGCCAGGTCAAACCCATCACCAGCGCGACCGGCGCGCGCGGCAACATCCTCCTGATCGACGACCCGAACAACGCCGCCGAGATGGACAGCCGCGCCCACCGCCGATCCATCATCAACGCGTACGACCAGAGCCTCAGCCGACGCGGCGCGGACCCGAAACGGTACGTACAGATCGTGATCATGCAGCGCCTGCACGAGGAGGACCTTACCGGGCACCTGGAACGCAAGGGCGGCTGGGAAGTGCTGCGCCTCCCGGAGCGGTACGAACCGGAGCACCACACGCAGACGAGCATCTGGGACGATCCGCGCACGGAGCCCGGCGAGCTGCTGTTCCCGGAGTTCCGGGACGAGGAGGACTACCGGCAGGCGGAACTGGACCTCGGGTCGTTCGGTACGGCCGGGCAAATGCAGCAGCGGCCCGTGCCGGCCGGCGGGGGCGTCGTGAAGGGCTGGTGGTGGCGATACCACGCCCCCGCCCACCTGATCCCCTCACTGCCGCCGCTGCGCCTGAAAGTGGTCAGCGAGGACGGGGACGTGACCGAGATCGACGCCGTGGTGATCCCCACCCCGGAATCGTTCGACTTCACGCTCACCAGTTGGGACTTCGCCTTCAAGGACAAGAAGGACAGCGACTTCGTGGTCGGGCAGGCCTGGGGCAGCCGCGGCCCGGACGCCTTCCTGCTCGACCAGACGCGCGGCCGCTGGGATTACGTGAAGTCCAAACAGGCCGTCATCGCCTTCGCGGACCGCTGGCCGGACATCCCCGAACACCTGATCGAGGACAAGGCCAACGGCCCGGCCATCATCAGCGACGTCCGCACCGTCCTGCCCGGGCTGATCGCCTACGAACCAGACGGCAGCAAGCAATCCCGCGTGTCCGCCGAGAGCAGCACCATCGAATCCGGACACGTCTACCTGCCGCACCCCAGCCTCGCGCCGTGGGTGGCCAGCGAGTACCTGCCGGAGTGGGCGCAGTTCCCGAACGGCGCGAACGACGACCAGATCGACCCGACCACCCAGGCCCTCCAGCGGTTCAAGCAGAAGCGCCGCGCCTGGGCCAAGCAGCACACGCATGGAGACAAGCTGTCGACCTTGACGCTCCGCGCAATTGGAGGCAGAAGAGTGAGCGCTTGGCGCAAATGA
- a CDS encoding HNH endonuclease has protein sequence MGKNSKENRRTDAYRKSGGVCWFCGDHPAEHIEHLTPQARGGTNASENLVGACRRCNLLKEGQGIPGNPNWDLREFRQEVAYRLKQTPEQVVFYGERLHAKRSEAWIAAGKPTDKHLYKLGLLDERLGIKAEPFSFPDEPSFEAYGLDDEL, from the coding sequence ATGGGAAAAAACTCGAAGGAGAACAGGCGAACGGACGCGTACCGGAAGAGTGGGGGGGTGTGCTGGTTCTGCGGCGATCATCCGGCGGAGCATATCGAGCACCTCACGCCGCAGGCACGTGGTGGTACTAACGCCTCTGAGAACTTGGTCGGGGCGTGCAGGCGGTGCAATTTGTTGAAGGAAGGACAGGGCATCCCAGGAAATCCCAATTGGGATTTGCGGGAATTCCGGCAGGAGGTCGCTTACCGCTTGAAGCAGACGCCGGAACAAGTAGTGTTCTACGGTGAACGACTTCACGCGAAGAGGAGTGAAGCTTGGATTGCTGCCGGTAAACCTACTGATAAGCACCTGTACAAACTTGGCCTCTTGGATGAGCGACTCGGGATTAAGGCCGAACCTTTCTCGTTCCCGGATGAACCTTCGTTTGAGGCTTACGGGCTGGATGACGAGCTTTAG
- a CDS encoding DUF3440 domain-containing protein has translation MDPVTQQDLRDQLGISAPAEGLKPFRYNPANSRLKSAPTEEDVLILARARIRHVFELFDHVSVSFSGGKDSTIVLNLALEAARELGRTPLEVVFWDEECIYAENIDYVRRVAQDPDVTLKWICVPVKHRNACSSESPVWYPWAPEDRHLWVRDLPPEAITGLPGYDPSDPAARLSIPELSGLLFPPSMGNCVQLLGIRADESLIRRAAVSRRVEDNYIVKDAGGYGGANDLQHAGNVWKAYPIYDWTTADVWLAPKLLGWDYCRVYDLLDQIGFTPGKQRLAPPFGEEPMQRLDQYHQCEPALWDRMLARVPGAQTAKRYSRTELYAFGDIPDKPPGITYEAWLIDLVRTNFPEKERADVSKGIRSHLRMHYRKTADPLAPTVAHPLTGYDWAFFVKMAMRGNFKQRRQPKIGRKTPDELAAAHAKYLANLQPYLTELAEIRALTGATE, from the coding sequence ATGGACCCCGTAACGCAGCAGGACCTGCGCGACCAGCTCGGCATCAGCGCGCCCGCCGAGGGCCTCAAGCCCTTCCGGTACAACCCGGCCAACAGCCGCCTGAAGTCCGCGCCGACCGAGGAGGACGTCCTCATCCTCGCCCGCGCCCGGATCCGGCATGTGTTCGAACTGTTCGACCATGTGTCGGTCAGCTTCAGCGGCGGGAAAGACAGCACCATCGTCCTGAACCTGGCGCTGGAGGCCGCCCGCGAACTCGGCCGCACACCTCTGGAAGTCGTGTTCTGGGACGAGGAGTGCATCTACGCCGAGAACATCGACTACGTGCGCCGCGTCGCGCAGGACCCGGACGTGACGCTCAAGTGGATCTGCGTGCCGGTCAAACACCGCAACGCCTGCAGCAGTGAATCCCCGGTCTGGTACCCCTGGGCACCCGAGGACCGCCACCTGTGGGTGCGGGACCTGCCCCCAGAGGCGATCACGGGCCTGCCCGGCTACGACCCCAGCGACCCCGCCGCGCGCCTCAGCATCCCGGAACTCAGCGGCCTGCTGTTCCCGCCGTCCATGGGGAACTGCGTGCAACTGCTCGGCATCCGCGCCGACGAAAGCCTCATCCGCCGCGCGGCCGTCTCCCGCCGTGTGGAGGACAACTACATCGTCAAGGACGCAGGCGGGTACGGCGGCGCGAACGACCTCCAGCACGCCGGGAACGTCTGGAAGGCCTACCCCATCTACGACTGGACCACCGCCGACGTGTGGCTGGCCCCCAAGCTGCTGGGGTGGGATTACTGCCGGGTGTACGACCTGCTCGACCAGATCGGCTTCACGCCCGGCAAGCAACGCCTCGCCCCACCCTTCGGGGAGGAACCCATGCAGCGCCTCGACCAGTACCACCAGTGCGAACCCGCCCTGTGGGACCGCATGCTCGCCCGCGTGCCCGGCGCGCAGACCGCCAAGCGGTACAGCCGCACCGAGCTGTACGCCTTCGGGGACATCCCCGACAAGCCGCCCGGCATCACGTACGAAGCGTGGCTGATCGACCTCGTTCGCACAAACTTCCCGGAGAAGGAACGCGCTGACGTCAGCAAAGGCATCCGCTCGCACCTGCGCATGCACTACCGCAAGACCGCCGACCCACTCGCGCCGACCGTCGCCCACCCGCTGACCGGGTACGACTGGGCGTTCTTCGTGAAGATGGCCATGCGCGGGAACTTCAAGCAGCGCCGCCAACCGAAGATCGGCCGCAAGACGCCGGACGAGCTGGCCGCCGCCCACGCCAAATACCTCGCGAACCTCCAGCCGTACCTCACCGAGCTGGCAGAGATCCGCGCCCTGACAGGAGCCACCGAATGA
- a CDS encoding phage portal protein family protein, with translation MTQPAPKTGLMDLRILGSNGQRSWYRQFLPDEGIYAAQLYQDMRDTDPIVGAVFLALESLFRQVDWQEVPADDSPEAVAWALFLRECREDMSHTWPAFLADVLTMLTHGWSYFEVVYKIRRGPDQTDARYRSAHSDGRVGWRKFALRPQRTLSRWEYDGDGGIQGLWQSTPGGVVFIPVQRALHFRTTEASGNPEGRSMLVNARRAYRFQSRLEEFEAVGIERDLAGLPIVEVPIELLSPDATEQQQAVLQGILRQAEGVRNDERAYVAMPASEYVVREYDEKTGTEKHVRLPTGYKFSLLQGGSARAHDTDKIIKRYGQRIAASLLSTFLLLGGSEGKGAQALSGDLTDLFETAGTGILDGITAVVNRFAVHTLMRVNGVPPQYWPHLEHGGLTDAALQNLLAQLNGVMNAGGITHDENLETTLRQKLGLPERADSVTQN, from the coding sequence ATGACGCAACCCGCACCCAAGACCGGCCTGATGGACCTGCGCATTCTCGGCAGCAACGGCCAGCGCAGCTGGTACCGCCAGTTCCTTCCCGACGAAGGCATCTACGCCGCGCAGCTCTACCAAGACATGCGCGACACGGACCCCATCGTCGGCGCGGTGTTCCTCGCGCTCGAAAGCCTGTTCCGGCAGGTGGACTGGCAGGAAGTCCCCGCCGACGACAGTCCCGAAGCGGTCGCTTGGGCGCTGTTCCTGCGGGAGTGCCGGGAGGACATGAGTCACACCTGGCCCGCGTTCCTCGCGGACGTCCTGACCATGCTCACGCACGGCTGGTCGTACTTCGAGGTGGTGTACAAGATCCGGCGCGGCCCTGACCAGACGGACGCCCGGTACCGCAGCGCCCACAGCGACGGCCGCGTCGGCTGGCGGAAGTTCGCCCTCCGGCCCCAGCGCACCCTGAGCCGCTGGGAGTACGACGGTGACGGCGGCATTCAGGGCCTGTGGCAGAGCACGCCCGGCGGCGTCGTGTTCATCCCCGTCCAGCGCGCCCTGCACTTCCGCACCACCGAAGCCAGCGGGAACCCCGAGGGGCGCAGCATGCTCGTGAACGCCCGCCGCGCCTACCGCTTCCAGAGTCGCCTGGAGGAGTTCGAAGCGGTCGGCATTGAACGGGACCTCGCGGGCCTCCCCATCGTGGAAGTCCCCATCGAGTTACTCAGCCCGGACGCGACCGAGCAGCAGCAGGCGGTCCTGCAGGGCATCCTCCGGCAGGCAGAAGGCGTCCGGAACGACGAACGGGCCTACGTGGCCATGCCCGCCAGCGAGTACGTCGTGAGGGAATACGACGAGAAGACCGGCACGGAGAAGCACGTGCGGCTGCCCACGGGGTACAAGTTCAGTCTCCTGCAGGGCGGGAGTGCCCGGGCGCACGACACGGACAAGATCATCAAACGGTACGGCCAGCGGATCGCCGCGAGCCTGCTGAGCACCTTCCTGCTGCTGGGCGGCAGCGAAGGCAAGGGCGCGCAGGCACTCAGCGGGGACCTGACGGACCTGTTCGAAACGGCCGGCACTGGCATCCTCGACGGCATCACCGCCGTCGTGAACCGCTTCGCCGTGCACACCCTCATGCGCGTCAACGGCGTGCCCCCGCAGTACTGGCCGCACCTGGAGCACGGCGGGCTCACGGACGCCGCCCTGCAGAACCTGCTGGCGCAGCTGAACGGCGTCATGAACGCGGGCGGCATCACACACGACGAGAACCTCGAAACCACCCTCCGGCAGAAACTCGGCCTGCCGGAACGGGCCGACTCAGTCACTCAGAACTAA
- a CDS encoding VRR-NUC domain-containing protein gives MATLVAAHARQAPHPQPRGDTLNRFDDTFLQRYRRRHPHLFPGTPTHERPARGNGYVSEAAFQADAAEHLTLLGWEVQEGPKGSLGGGPVWYTAGWPDLTVYRTDGARRLWFAELKQPGNHPSDTQLACHARLRAAGFRVTVAYTLADLLAAAKEEL, from the coding sequence ATGGCAACGCTGGTGGCAGCGCACGCCCGCCAAGCGCCTCACCCCCAGCCCCGAGGTGACACCCTGAACCGCTTCGATGACACGTTCCTGCAACGCTACCGCCGCCGGCACCCGCACCTGTTCCCCGGCACGCCCACTCATGAGCGCCCGGCCCGCGGGAACGGGTACGTCAGCGAAGCGGCGTTCCAGGCGGACGCGGCCGAGCACCTCACCCTGCTCGGCTGGGAAGTGCAGGAAGGCCCCAAAGGCAGCCTGGGCGGCGGGCCGGTCTGGTACACCGCCGGATGGCCGGACCTGACCGTGTACCGCACGGACGGCGCGCGGCGCCTGTGGTTCGCGGAACTCAAGCAGCCCGGCAACCACCCCAGCGACACGCAACTCGCCTGCCACGCCCGGTTGCGTGCCGCCGGGTTCCGCGTGACCGTCGCGTACACCCTCGCGGACCTGCTGGCCGCCGCCAAGGAGGAACTGTGA
- a CDS encoding class II glutamine amidotransferase — translation MCGLYGFMRRSGPPQAELLTLIAGLAGTRGPHAHGHAAAGVRHVALGPVNPASLSTVVDSVIGHARMTTAGHYQDLSCAQPLQAGGMFIAHNGTVPAHRFHATTHGLTLQTDSDSEVLGQLLARTVTLAGVASLLDLLTPGLPLALLVLDADGSVTAARRAHPLHVLRAPEGTYLCSLPFPGSEPLPDQTVTRFSATGETSHPLSTTASLRAAQGGPAWTP, via the coding sequence ATGTGCGGCCTGTACGGCTTCATGCGCCGCAGCGGCCCGCCACAGGCGGAACTGCTCACCCTTATCGCCGGGCTGGCTGGAACACGCGGCCCGCACGCCCACGGGCACGCTGCGGCAGGCGTGCGGCACGTCGCGCTCGGCCCGGTCAACCCGGCCAGCCTGTCTACCGTGGTGGACAGCGTGATCGGGCACGCCCGTATGACCACCGCCGGGCACTACCAGGACCTCAGCTGCGCGCAGCCCCTCCAGGCAGGCGGGATGTTCATCGCCCACAACGGCACGGTCCCCGCGCACCGCTTCCACGCGACCACGCACGGGCTGACGCTCCAGACGGACAGTGACAGCGAGGTCCTGGGCCAGCTGCTCGCCCGCACCGTCACCCTGGCGGGCGTGGCCAGCCTGCTCGACCTGCTCACGCCCGGCCTGCCCCTGGCGCTGCTGGTGCTGGACGCGGACGGATCCGTGACCGCTGCCCGCCGCGCGCACCCACTGCACGTCCTCCGCGCACCGGAAGGGACGTATCTGTGCAGCCTGCCCTTCCCCGGCAGTGAGCCCCTGCCCGACCAGACCGTGACCCGGTTCAGCGCAACCGGCGAGACATCCCACCCCCTCTCGACGACGGCCAGCCTCCGCGCAGCCCAGGGAGGCCCGGCATGGACCCCGTAA